A genomic stretch from Argiope bruennichi chromosome 2, qqArgBrue1.1, whole genome shotgun sequence includes:
- the LOC129959183 gene encoding uncharacterized protein LOC129959183: MNMCPSYKRKLPPELCLKGQVYFIWSSPQTLQIASEKIPVLGGRIEAFLSKQITTILIENTYVVAAQQFCNDLTFRASYAPHTIVGSSYGHPGVLYNLPSTSRGYKFLTSTNTSSYDNILLFARQWEIPILELSNFLSSIEPFVKSISTINHTTKKNQNISNLTGCFIKFECYHKKFRPCYKMFSNDPERLMPLRNANVLIKAENCNVILDKPTGPRQLHPNHMDLNNRLQYRAQDSKPTVKDKKLPKLKPKEENNYCECCRTHFNDLKTHIKSANHQKFVSNEKNYESVNNILKMLPSPQEFIQKHQIPDQASNIVLFNGNVMHNKNTSLMADLPIPLNMHIKNESPIHLNVHDKQPEEILLPLNRNIKKDESPSPLNLHINQKEEIKQESPATHMEPSPLSNDNSVKSEIDVVGIKPDSPLNDDIVDCKDLCLPGVTNELLLESCAVDPILDKTNTATLAQLCIKNFENCWMENIDNLPDMDDMMFDDNIFDFDDCKSKADENECPDQENFSPEMNSPAFASGISTDLKPQSNANTSIPVNNAIDLKDAHVKVEEAVNSLDAFSPICKRDTKYPKSLSPPNLGFNESLINDKININKNFDMKSNAGPFYIDKTNINVSPSCSNPIPVKVSEQMFSSESSDDENENLISNALNMINSNSDNEMKTDRDNFEDISKSMLQQEEHISVGNLKESGSSDIELNGLQNSGYSPVSNLGARNSIKCDISSANSPTLPCVSSPIINVAVSNQNNKEISYSDSTLVSCASYIEMMSRSPPERVCVSSTVSNPVVNIDISNQNIKEMTCAESNVMPVNFSKIVNRSSAEGISTCNAISNPVMNTDLSTCSMNEIASTNSNAMPLDFSKVINQNSCERNTVSNPIINVDVSDQNIKGMACMDNHAMPIDFSNASNNQNPAGKVNASDTISSPVDVDMSDQSIKEMAFNDNNINLDEFENVINRNALERTNVLASDLANQNQMVSNSYLDAINHIRHQLDNEIRNSAFSNVSSVSMSDGINSPVAINSALPRRNMVGNSTSDNVEMSLMKNTEGICVNNSETAGVIPSEISNKDLSCNSVCYPLQTQTNNIMPGYICNVQQTCTESFKPLSVRNSVQNCVKKMDAHSISINKRISDDTRHRDSFCDYNKEKNSQSLEKMSCNSSEQDAHTKKEILMMQSHSPCTKAQSFEDTPKTKIPHKKNTRKLRKLPSLWSVSILPGKGLKLKFTCLQPESLVTVESDEEGAQPVKHRECK, encoded by the exons ATGAATATGTGTCCATCGTATAAGCGTAAATTGCCGCCTGAATTATGTTTGAAGGGACAAGTCTATTTCATCTGGTCAAGTCCACAAACTCTTCAGATTGCTTCAGAGAAAATTCCTGTACTCGGCGGTAGAATAGAAGCATTTTTAAGCAAGCAGATCACAACTATTCTCATTGAAAACACTTATGTTGTTGCTGCTCAACAATTTTGTAATGATTTAACTTTCAGAGCATCATATGCTCCACATACTATAGTTGGATCAAGTTACGGCCATCCAGGTGTTTTATATAATCTACCCTCAACTTCAAGAggctataaatttttaacatccaCAAACACTTCATCCTATGATAATATCCTTCTCTTTGCAAGACAATGGGAAATTCCAATCCTAGAACTCAGTAATTTTTTGTCTTCAATCGAACCATTTGTGAAATCGATTTCAACTATAAATCACACAACTAAGAAGAACCAAAATATCTCGAATCTCACTGGATGTTTCATAAAGTTTGAATGCTATCATAAAAAGTTTCGACCatgttataaaatgtttagtAATGATCCTGAACGTTTAATGCCATTGAGGAATGCCAATGTGTtgataaaagcagaaaattgCAATGTGATTTTAGATAAACCCACTGGACCAAGACAGCTTCATCCTAATCATATGGACCTAAATAATCGATTACAGTACCGTGCTCAAGATTCTAAACCAACTGTGAAAGATAAAAAACTTCCAAAACTGAAAcctaaagaagaaaataattattgtgaatGTTGTAGGACACATTTCAATGATTTGAAAACTCATATAAAAAGTGCTAATCACCAGAAGTTTGtatccaatgaaaaaaattacgaatctgtcaacaatattctaaaaatgttgcCTTCGCCTCAAGAATTCATCCAAAAGCATCAGATTCCGGATCAAGCTTCTAACATTGTCTTGTTTAATGGCAATGTGatgcataataaaaatactaGTTTGATGGCAGATCTCCCCATTCCTcttaatatgcatattaaaaatgaatctccTATTCACTTAAATGTACATGACAAACAACCAGAAGAAATATTATTACCTCTCAATCGgaatattaaaaaagatgaatCTCCTTCGCctttaaatttgcatattaatcAAAAGGAAGAAATCAAACAGGAGTCACCAGCGACTCACATGGAACCTTCTCCTCTCAGTAATGATAACAGTGTTAAATCTGAAATAGATGTTGTAGGAATAAAGCCAGACTCCCCACTTAACGATGACATTGTAGACTGCAAAGATTTATGTTTACCCGGAGTAACAAATGAATTACTTTTAGAATCTTGTGCTGTGGATCCAATATTAGATAAAACAAATACAGCTACTTTAGCtcaattatgcataaaaaattttgaaaattgttggaTGGAAAATATTGATAATCTTCCTGACATGGATGATATGATGtttgatgataatatttttgattttgatgacTGCAAATCCAAAGCAGATGAAAATGAGTGCCCAGATCAAGAGAATTTTTCTCCTGAAATGAATTCACCTGCATTTGCTTCTGGCATTTCAACAGATTTAAAGCCTCAGTCAAATGCCAATACTTCTATTCCTGTAAATAATGCAATTGACTTAAAAGATGCTCATGTAAAAGTTGAAGAAGCTGTTAATTCACTTGATGCTTTTTCTCCTATATGTAAGAGAGATACCAAATATCCAAAATCTTTGTCACCACCCAATCTTGGCTTTAATGAATCGCTaatcaatgataaaataaatatcaataaaaattttgatatgaaatcaaATGCCGGTccattttatattgataaaacaaatataaatgtgAGTCCATCATGCTCTAATCCTATTCCAGTCAAAGTGTCGGAACAAATGTTTTCAAGTGAAAGTTCAGATGATGAGAATGAGAATCTTATCAGTAATGCTTTGAATATGATAAATAGTAATAGtgataatgaaatgaaaactgaCAGGGATAATTTTGAAGACATTTCTAAGTCTATGCTGCAGCAAGAAGAGCATATTTCTGTCGGTAATTTGAAAGAGAGTGGTTCTAGTGATATTGAATTAAATGGTTTACAGAACAGTGGTTACTCTCCCGTCAGTAATTTGGGAGCTCGTAATTCAATTAAATGTGACATTTCTTCTGCAAATAGCCCTACTTTGCCGTGTGTATCCAGCCCAATAATAAATGTTGCTGTTTCTaatcaaaataacaaagaaatttcttattctgATAGCACTCTTGTATCTTGTGCAAGTTATATTGAGATGATGAGTCGAAGTCCTCCTGAAAGAGTTTGTGTAAGTAGTACAGTTTCTAATCCTGTTGTAAACATTGATATATCTAACCAAAATATCAAAGAGATGACATGTGCTGAAAGTAATGTAATGCCagttaatttctcaaaaatagttAATCGAAGTTCTGCTGAAGGAATCAGTACATGTAATGCTATTTCTAATCCTGTAATGAACACTGATTTGTCTACCTGTAGCATGAATGAAATAGCATCTACTAATAGTAATGCAATGCCTCTTGATTTTTCCAAGgtgattaatcaaaattcttgTGAAAGAAATACAGTTTCTAATCCTATAATAAATGTTGATGTATCTGATCAAAACATCAAAGGAATGGCTTGTATGGATAATCATGCAATGCCTATTGATTTTTCCAATGCAAGTAATAATCAAAATCCTGCTGGAAAAGTTAATGCAAGTGATACAATTTCAAGCCCTGTAGATGTTGATATGTCTGATCAAAGCATTAAAGAGATGGCTTTCAATGATAATAATATCAATCTTGATGAATTTGAAAATGTGATTAATCGCAATGCTCTTGAAAGAACTAATGTCTTAGCATCTGACCTCGCCAATCAAAACCAAATGGTATCAAACAGTTATCTTGATGCGATAAATCATATACGTCATCAATTGGATAATGAAATTAGAAACTCTGCATTTTCTAATGTAAGTAGTGTCTCCATGTCAGATGGTATTAATTCACCAGTTGCTATTAACAGTGCATTACCCAGAAGAAATATGGTAGGAAATTCCACATCTGATAATGTAGAGATGAGTTTGATGAAAAATACTGAAGGAATTTGTGTAAATAATAGTGAAACTGCTGGTGTAATTCcttcagaaatttcaaataaagatttgtCTTGTAACAGTGTTTGCTATCCTTTGCAGACTCAGACTAATAATATAATGCCAGGATATATCTGCAATGTTCAACAAACCTGCACAGAAAGTTTTAAACCACTTTCTGTTAGAAATTCAGTGCAAAACTGTGTGAAGAAGATGGATGCTCACTCAATTTCTATAAATAAGAGGATTTCTGATGATACAAGGCACAGAGActcattttgtgactacaataaggaaaaaaatagtcAAAGTCTAGAAAAAATGTCTTGCAACTCTTCTGAGCAAGATGCTCacacaaagaaagaaatattaatg ATGCAGAGTCATTCGCCATGTACAAAAGCCCAATCATTTGAAGACACACCAAAAACGAAAATACCTCATAAAAAGAATACAAGGAAATTGCGAAAACTGCCTTCATTATGGTCCGTGAGTATTCTTCCAGGTAAAGGTCTTAAATTAAAGTTTACATGCCTTCAACCAGAGTCACTTGTAACGGTCGAATCAGATGAGGAAGGTGCACAACCTGTTAAACACCgagaatgcaaataa